The following are encoded in a window of Flavobacterium sp. WC2421 genomic DNA:
- a CDS encoding aminopeptidase P N-terminal domain-containing protein, giving the protein MSLKLSVIISLFFASFAFAQTGTPTDYLSSQFHKERRAALRTKMPNNSVAVFFGNPVRNRANDVDYVYHQDPDFYYLTGYKEPNSVLVIFSNDQTNKEGKTYNEMLYVQEKNPKAEQWTGIRLGTDGAKKELGFDVAFNGKDFLNSGIDYASFSTVQSKEFNDDYRNSKKEEADLYKLVAAFKSQVGYDVKTVPQTDSKLQTELGLKKNITTKKAILDTESIKTYMASLREKKTKEEMVLLTKAVRISAMGQREVMKAMHPGMSETEIQGLHEFVYKKYGSEFEGYPSIVGAGNNGCVLHYIENSKTKVENELILMDLGAEYHGYSADVTRTIPANGKFSPEQRVIYDLVYDAQEAGIATAVIGNSISAPDGAARKIISQGLVKLGIIKTEGDSRKYFPHGTSHHIGLDVHDPGLYNNFEEDMVLTVEPGIYIPVGSDCDKKWWGIAVRIEDDILITKNGPVNLSAEAPRKSSEIEALMKEKSVFDTLSLPNLD; this is encoded by the coding sequence ATGTCTTTAAAACTATCCGTTATTATCAGTTTGTTTTTTGCCTCATTTGCATTTGCACAAACAGGAACTCCCACAGATTATCTATCATCACAATTTCATAAAGAACGAAGAGCAGCACTACGTACTAAAATGCCCAATAATAGTGTGGCGGTTTTTTTTGGAAATCCAGTTCGCAACCGCGCTAATGATGTTGATTATGTGTACCATCAAGATCCTGATTTTTATTACTTAACGGGATATAAAGAACCCAATTCAGTTTTAGTAATTTTTTCGAATGATCAGACCAATAAAGAGGGTAAAACCTACAACGAAATGTTATATGTGCAGGAAAAAAATCCAAAAGCAGAGCAGTGGACAGGTATTCGTTTGGGCACTGATGGAGCCAAAAAAGAACTGGGGTTTGATGTAGCTTTTAATGGAAAAGATTTTTTGAATTCAGGGATTGACTATGCTAGTTTTTCGACAGTGCAATCCAAGGAATTTAATGATGACTATAGAAATTCAAAAAAAGAAGAGGCCGATTTATACAAGTTGGTTGCGGCATTTAAAAGTCAGGTTGGATATGATGTGAAGACTGTACCACAAACAGATTCTAAATTACAAACAGAATTGGGCTTAAAGAAAAATATAACAACAAAGAAAGCCATTTTAGATACTGAGTCTATTAAAACGTACATGGCTAGTTTGCGTGAGAAAAAAACCAAAGAGGAAATGGTTTTACTTACGAAGGCAGTGCGTATTTCAGCTATGGGACAGCGTGAAGTTATGAAAGCCATGCATCCTGGAATGTCAGAAACTGAGATTCAGGGACTTCATGAGTTTGTCTATAAAAAATACGGAAGTGAGTTTGAAGGATATCCTTCTATCGTGGGTGCTGGAAACAATGGATGTGTGTTGCATTATATTGAAAACAGCAAAACAAAAGTGGAAAACGAGTTAATTTTAATGGATTTAGGAGCGGAGTATCACGGCTACAGTGCCGATGTAACGCGAACTATTCCAGCAAATGGTAAATTCTCTCCTGAGCAAAGAGTGATATACGACTTGGTTTATGATGCACAAGAAGCGGGTATTGCTACAGCTGTGATTGGAAATAGTATTAGTGCTCCAGATGGTGCAGCTCGTAAAATTATAAGTCAAGGTTTAGTAAAATTAGGAATTATAAAAACAGAAGGAGATTCCAGAAAATATTTTCCACATGGTACTTCACATCATATTGGTTTAGATGTTCATGATCCGGGCTTGTATAATAACTTTGAAGAAGATATGGTTCTTACTGTTGAGCCAGGAATTTATATCCCTGTTGGAAGTGACTGTGATAAAAAATGGTGGGGAATTGCGGTACGCATCGAAGATGATATTTTAATCACTAAAAATGGTCCTGTAAATTTATCGGCTGAAGCGCCTAGAAAATCTTCAGAAATTGAAGCATTAATGAAAGAGAAAAGTGTTTTTGATACCTTATCACTGCCTAATCTAGATTGA
- a CDS encoding diphthine--ammonia ligase yields the protein MKKKALFNWSSGKDSALALYKILQDPNFEISCLLTSVNQQFQRISMHGVRVELLQQQASSMGLPLEIMQIPEMPTMEVYEKVMQETLEKLKSQGVTHSVFGDIFLEDLRKYREDKLAEIGFKGVFPLWKVPTQDLIQEFIHLGFKTIVVCVNERYLDKSFVGRVIDQDFINDLPENVDVCGENGEFHTFTFDGPLFSKPIDFEIGEIVYRKYERPEKEESSDTACDTSAPDAFDFGFWYCDLLSK from the coding sequence TTGAAAAAGAAAGCCCTATTTAACTGGAGCAGCGGTAAAGATTCTGCTTTGGCCTTATACAAAATACTGCAAGATCCTAATTTTGAAATTAGTTGCTTGCTCACTAGTGTTAATCAACAATTCCAACGTATCTCGATGCATGGTGTTCGAGTGGAATTACTACAACAACAAGCAAGTAGCATGGGATTACCATTAGAAATAATGCAAATTCCCGAAATGCCAACTATGGAAGTGTACGAAAAGGTAATGCAGGAAACATTGGAGAAATTGAAAAGTCAAGGAGTAACCCATTCTGTTTTTGGAGACATATTTCTAGAAGATTTGCGTAAATACCGGGAAGATAAATTAGCCGAAATAGGCTTTAAAGGCGTTTTTCCACTATGGAAAGTCCCAACACAAGATTTGATTCAAGAGTTCATCCATTTAGGTTTTAAAACGATTGTAGTTTGCGTGAACGAACGCTATTTAGATAAAAGCTTTGTAGGTCGGGTAATTGACCAAGATTTTATCAATGATTTGCCTGAAAATGTGGATGTATGTGGTGAAAATGGAGAATTTCATACTTTTACTTTTGATGGTCCCTTATTTAGTAAACCTATTGATTTTGAAATTGGTGAAATTGTGTACCGTAAATATGAAAGACCCGAAAAAGAAGAGTCCTCTGACACAGCCTGCGATACAAGTGCACCAGATGCATTTGATTTTGGTTTTTGGTACTGTGATTTACTCAGCAAATAA
- a CDS encoding M1 family metallopeptidase, whose amino-acid sequence MKYLLLFISTFAFAQQTKSVDFKIVQGQITVNPIEKSVSGAVSYWFEILKPIDTIKIDAQNMEFSEVELNQKGIQFINTKKQIVLIADFKKGKNNISFNYTAKPKQALYFIGSEEKDNVQIWTQGQGRYTSNWFPSFDDVSEKVIFNLEVVVDSKYQVVANGVLTSKINNDSMTYWRFNMQKPMSSYLLMMAIGKFEKQTLYSNSGIPLDLYFESKDKSKWEPTYPYSKELFDFLENEIGVKYPWRIYRQIPVRDFLYAGMENTSATLFSSRYVVDSIGFSDRSYTNVNAHELAHQWFGDLITAESGKHHWLQEGFATYYALLAERKIYGDDYFYSKLYESAQQIKYASRTDTIPVLNAKASSLSFYQKGAWALFVLHESVGDKAFKKAVCSYLNTYGYKTVTTENFLDEIHKFSHFDTTKFSKVWLESTVFNTQEANELLLKNKTVQLLFEVEKVKKNALADKKEFFAKTLQSDAYYTVKAAIVNQLKNEIFENKKGLLEMALATNNVQVRQEVAVSLPKIPEEFREEYETLLNDKSYQTQEIALYYLWNSFPEYRIKYLDLSKDWIGFNDYNLRTLWLSLALSTLDYSVDKKALIEELINYSSTNYEAITRQNALEKLIAFQLLNDDDVLKNLINSTTHHMWQFSKFGRDNIRLLLKNPKMRTSFEKVLPSLNESEYFQLNRLLIE is encoded by the coding sequence ATGAAATACCTTTTATTATTTATATCCACATTTGCTTTTGCACAACAAACTAAATCCGTTGACTTTAAAATAGTTCAAGGTCAAATTACGGTTAATCCTATTGAAAAATCAGTTTCAGGTGCAGTCAGTTACTGGTTTGAGATTTTAAAACCTATTGATACCATTAAAATTGATGCACAAAATATGGAATTTTCTGAAGTAGAATTAAATCAAAAAGGAATCCAATTTATTAATACCAAAAAACAAATTGTATTGATTGCCGATTTCAAAAAAGGAAAAAATAACATTAGTTTTAATTATACAGCTAAGCCAAAGCAGGCGTTGTATTTTATAGGTTCAGAAGAAAAAGATAATGTGCAAATTTGGACACAAGGGCAAGGAAGATACACCAGTAATTGGTTTCCAAGTTTTGATGATGTAAGCGAGAAAGTTATTTTTAATCTGGAAGTGGTTGTGGATTCTAAATATCAAGTAGTCGCTAACGGAGTTTTGACCAGTAAAATCAATAACGATTCAATGACCTATTGGAGATTCAACATGCAAAAACCAATGAGTTCCTATTTGCTAATGATGGCTATAGGTAAATTTGAAAAGCAAACCCTATATTCCAATTCAGGAATCCCTTTAGATTTGTATTTTGAGTCCAAAGACAAATCTAAGTGGGAACCAACTTATCCTTATTCGAAGGAACTATTTGATTTTTTAGAAAATGAAATAGGAGTGAAGTACCCTTGGAGAATATACAGGCAAATTCCTGTTCGAGATTTCTTGTATGCAGGTATGGAGAATACATCGGCTACTTTGTTTTCCAGCAGGTATGTAGTAGATTCTATCGGTTTTTCAGATCGTTCCTATACCAATGTCAATGCACATGAACTAGCACATCAATGGTTCGGAGATTTGATAACTGCCGAAAGTGGAAAGCATCATTGGTTACAGGAAGGATTTGCGACTTATTATGCGTTATTAGCGGAACGAAAAATATATGGCGACGATTATTTCTATTCCAAATTATATGAATCAGCCCAACAAATAAAATATGCGTCCAGAACAGATACGATTCCGGTTTTGAATGCCAAAGCAAGTTCTTTGAGTTTTTATCAAAAAGGAGCTTGGGCACTTTTTGTTTTGCATGAATCTGTTGGGGATAAAGCCTTCAAAAAAGCAGTTTGCAGTTATTTAAATACCTATGGATATAAGACGGTAACAACCGAAAATTTCCTTGATGAAATTCATAAATTTTCACATTTCGACACAACTAAATTTAGTAAAGTATGGCTAGAATCAACTGTTTTTAACACTCAAGAAGCTAATGAGTTACTGTTAAAAAACAAAACAGTTCAGTTGTTGTTTGAAGTCGAAAAAGTAAAGAAAAATGCATTGGCAGATAAAAAAGAATTCTTTGCTAAAACACTTCAATCAGATGCCTATTATACGGTAAAAGCAGCAATTGTCAACCAATTGAAAAATGAAATTTTTGAAAATAAAAAAGGATTATTGGAAATGGCTTTAGCTACAAATAATGTTCAAGTTCGACAAGAAGTTGCTGTTTCATTGCCTAAAATTCCTGAAGAATTTAGAGAAGAATATGAAACACTATTAAATGATAAATCCTATCAGACTCAAGAAATTGCATTGTATTATTTATGGAATTCCTTCCCTGAATATCGTATTAAATATTTAGATTTATCAAAGGATTGGATTGGTTTTAATGACTATAATTTAAGAACATTATGGTTGTCATTGGCTTTGTCAACTCTAGATTATTCAGTCGATAAAAAGGCTTTAATTGAGGAATTAATCAATTATTCTTCTACCAATTATGAAGCCATTACAAGGCAAAATGCATTAGAAAAACTGATTGCTTTTCAATTATTAAATGATGATGATGTATTAAAAAATTTAATCAATTCAACAACACATCATATGTGGCAATTTTCTAAATTTGGAAGAGATAATATTCGATTACTACTTAAAAACCCAAAAATGAGAACTTCATTTGAAAAGGTTTTACCAAGTTTAAATGAAAGCGAGTATTTTCAGTTGAACAGGTTGTTAATAGAGTAA
- a CDS encoding patatin family protein, with translation MRALVISGGGSKGAFAGGVAEYLLDKEKNKYDIFIGTSTGSLLVTHLALDKIDAIKKVYTSVTEENIFNRCPFKIKNKNGVDIIKINHFNVLINFLRGSNTFGESFNLKKLIKKTITKEDFYQLKSGNKIVVVTVTNLSSNKVEYKALSDFEYDDFCDWIWISCNYIPFMSLVIKNNSEYGDGGFTSLVPIREAINRGATEIDAIILETEVHISPKFTGKNPFSLLVNLFGTLLEQVQKNDITIGKLTAINENVKLNLYYTPTQLTSNALVFNKIQMEKWWKQGYETAKERNGTNKEN, from the coding sequence ATGAGAGCATTAGTAATTTCAGGAGGAGGAAGTAAAGGCGCATTCGCAGGTGGTGTTGCTGAGTATTTATTGGATAAAGAAAAAAATAAATATGACATTTTTATTGGAACATCTACCGGAAGTTTGCTGGTTACTCATTTGGCTTTAGATAAAATTGATGCAATAAAAAAGGTATATACATCAGTTACGGAGGAGAATATATTTAACAGATGCCCATTTAAAATAAAAAATAAAAATGGCGTTGATATTATAAAAATAAACCATTTTAATGTTTTAATTAATTTTCTAAGAGGTTCAAATACATTTGGAGAAAGTTTTAACTTAAAAAAGTTGATAAAAAAAACGATTACAAAAGAGGATTTTTATCAATTAAAAAGCGGTAATAAAATTGTTGTTGTTACTGTAACGAATTTAAGTAGTAACAAAGTAGAATACAAAGCCCTTTCTGATTTTGAATACGATGATTTTTGTGATTGGATTTGGATTTCTTGTAATTATATTCCTTTTATGAGTCTTGTTATTAAAAACAATAGCGAATATGGTGATGGAGGGTTTACTAGTTTGGTACCTATTCGAGAAGCTATTAATCGTGGAGCAACTGAAATAGATGCCATTATTCTGGAGACAGAAGTTCATATTTCACCCAAATTCACTGGGAAAAACCCATTTTCATTATTAGTAAATCTTTTCGGAACATTACTCGAACAAGTTCAAAAAAACGATATTACTATAGGGAAATTAACTGCAATTAATGAAAATGTAAAACTCAATTTATATTATACACCCACACAGTTAACAAGTAATGCACTGGTTTTCAATAAAATTCAAATGGAAAAATGGTGGAAACAAGGATACGAAACCGCTAAGGAACGGAATGGAACCAACAAAGAAAATTAA